In one window of Macadamia integrifolia cultivar HAES 741 chromosome 2, SCU_Mint_v3, whole genome shotgun sequence DNA:
- the LOC122061407 gene encoding uncharacterized protein LOC122061407 has protein sequence MILNDLSLRRLSSYSSRFYFRSFGMRTKTPASRSTIDASTGGMGQEDELGINEQRKNITWTKQMDETMIRCPQVQVWEEKKIGNSFKELAYNFVAKEKEKEFMKLRNMTWPLFEELKKVVDEDHITGEFFRSNRDSFRQRKDKGTTSEEPRPYIHPVDHMEIGETNGSEDLNTVVPMSTSHSKEGNGAGATRERKRAKVALDGHISSIAASIDRLATVV, from the exons atgattctcaacgatctctctctcaggcgactCTCATCCTACTCGAGCAGG TTCTATTTTAGAAGTTTTGGAATGAGAACAAAGACTCCAGCTAGTAGGAGTACTATCGATGCATCTACAGGTGGTATGGGTCAG GAGGATGAATTAGGCATCAATGAACAAAGGAAGAACATCACATGGACCAAGCAAATGGATGAAACAATGATTCGATGCCCCCAAGTCCAAGTCTGGGAGGAAAAAAAGATAGGAAATTCTTTCAAAGAGTTGGCTTACAATTTTGTTGCTAAAGAG aaagaaaaagaattcatgAAGTTGAGAAACATGACTTGGCCCCTGTTTGAAGAACTTAAGAAAGTTGTGGATGAAGATCACATCACAGGGGAATTTTTTCGATCAAATAGAGATTCTTTCCGTCAGAGAAAAGATAAAGGAACAACTTCTGAAGAACCTAGGCCATACATCCATCCAGTGGACCATATGGAGATTGGTGAGACAAACGGCAGTGAAGATTTGAACACTGTAGTCCCAATGTCCACATCACATTCTAAAGAAGGGAATGGAGCTGGTGCAActcgagagagaaagagagcgaAGGTAGCATTGGATGGACATATATCTTCTATTGCCGCCTCTATAGATCGTTTGGCGACTGTGGTCTAA